The Deinococcus aquaedulcis genome includes a window with the following:
- a CDS encoding phosphoribosyltransferase, with protein sequence MTTSPSWPHLPKVFQDRTEAGQLLGAVLAARGPWPSAVVLALPRGGVPVAAEVARALQVPLDVFVVRKLGLPTAPEVAMGALASGGVQWLNEALMARLGVSASALAQVQAREAQELARREALYRAGRGPLNLSGHTALLVDDGLATGATMHAAVQAGRLLGAGRIVVAVPVAPPETCADLRAEADEVVCLHTPPHFQAVGQFYGDFSQTTDAEVLALLAGP encoded by the coding sequence GTGACCACCAGCCCGTCGTGGCCTCACCTCCCCAAGGTTTTTCAGGACCGGACAGAAGCCGGGCAGCTGCTGGGCGCAGTCCTGGCGGCCCGTGGCCCCTGGCCCAGCGCCGTGGTCCTGGCCCTGCCCCGGGGCGGCGTGCCGGTGGCGGCCGAGGTGGCGCGCGCGCTGCAGGTGCCGCTGGACGTCTTTGTGGTGCGCAAGTTGGGGCTGCCCACGGCCCCGGAAGTGGCGATGGGCGCTCTGGCCTCTGGGGGGGTGCAGTGGCTGAACGAGGCGCTGATGGCACGCCTGGGGGTCTCGGCCAGCGCGCTGGCGCAGGTGCAGGCCCGCGAGGCACAGGAACTGGCCCGCCGCGAGGCCCTGTACCGCGCTGGCCGGGGTCCCCTGAACTTAAGCGGCCACACGGCCCTGCTGGTGGACGACGGCCTGGCCACAGGCGCCACCATGCACGCGGCGGTGCAGGCCGGGCGGCTCCTGGGCGCGGGGCGGATCGTGGTGGCGGTGCCGGTGGCCCCACCCGAGACCTGTGCTGACCTGCGCGCCGAGGCCGACGAGGTGGTGTGCCTGCACACGCCGCCCCACTTTCAGGCCGTGGGCCAGTTCTACGGCGATTTCTCGCAAACCACCGACGCCGAGGTGCTGGCCCTGCTGGCTGGGCCCTGA
- a CDS encoding excinuclease ABC subunit UvrA, with protein MTLPEPLGFVQVRGAREHNLKDVSLQLPRDALVVFTGVSGSGKSSLAFGTLYAEAQRRYLESVSPYARRLFHQVGAPDVDAIDGLPPAVALQQQRGAPSTRSSVGSVTTLSNLVRMLYSRAGEYPEGQGIIYAEGFSPNTPEGACPHCHGLGQVYEVTEASMVPDPSLTIRERAVAAWPQAWGGQNQRDILVSLGIDVDVPWRDLPQDTRDWILFTEEQPVVPVYPGLTPEDTRRAVKRGLPPGYMGTFSSARRHVLHTFANSESAAMKRRVQAYMVSAPCPVCHGKRLRPEALAVRFAGLDITELSRLPLEALSALLRPFAQGSGRGHAQSQAARPEQAAAQARMAAELCARLEVLLDLGLGYLGLDRSTPTLSPGELQRLRLATQLYSHLFGVVYVLDEPSAGLHPADTEALLGALDSLKAAGNSLFVVEHDLDVVRRADWLVDVGPGAGEQGGEILYSGPPSGLQAVAASQTARYLFAGPPPAAPEVRTPSGWLTLSGVTRHNLRDLQVRFPLGVLTSVTGVSGSGKSTLVSQVLVDTLAAHLGQSAPAEDDEDPQTPAGVTAQLGGDVGTLSRLVRVDQRPIGRTPRSNLATYTGLFDDVRKLFAQTPLARQRRYSAGRFSFNVKGGRCEHCQGEGWVMVELLFLPSVYAPCPVCHGARYNAQTLEVEYRGNTIAQVLNLTVDAAWTFFQEDAAVFRALDTLREVGLGYLRLGQPATELSGGEAQRIKLATELQRAGRGHTVYVLDEPTTGLHPADVERLRRQLFRLVEAGHTVIAVEHDMQLVSASDWVIDIGPGAGDKGGQIVAQGTPQEVAQVVESRTAPYLARALQPHT; from the coding sequence ATGACACTTCCCGAACCCCTTGGCTTCGTGCAGGTGCGCGGCGCGCGGGAACACAACCTCAAGGACGTGTCCCTGCAGCTGCCCAGAGACGCCCTGGTGGTGTTTACCGGGGTCTCGGGCTCTGGCAAGTCGTCGCTGGCGTTTGGCACCCTGTATGCCGAGGCGCAGCGGCGCTACCTGGAATCGGTCTCGCCCTACGCCCGGCGCCTGTTTCACCAGGTGGGCGCGCCGGATGTAGACGCCATTGACGGCCTGCCCCCAGCGGTGGCCCTGCAGCAGCAGCGCGGCGCGCCCAGCACCCGCTCCTCGGTGGGCAGCGTGACCACCCTGTCCAATCTGGTGCGCATGCTGTACTCCCGGGCCGGTGAATATCCCGAAGGGCAGGGGATCATTTACGCCGAGGGCTTTTCGCCCAACACCCCGGAAGGGGCCTGTCCCCACTGCCACGGCCTGGGGCAGGTGTACGAGGTCACGGAAGCGTCCATGGTGCCGGACCCCTCGCTCACCATCCGGGAGCGGGCGGTGGCGGCGTGGCCGCAGGCCTGGGGCGGGCAGAACCAGCGCGACATTCTGGTGAGCCTGGGCATTGATGTAGACGTGCCGTGGCGCGACCTGCCGCAGGACACCCGCGACTGGATCCTGTTCACCGAGGAGCAGCCGGTGGTGCCGGTGTATCCGGGCCTCACGCCAGAGGACACCCGCCGGGCGGTGAAGCGCGGGCTGCCCCCCGGGTACATGGGCACCTTCAGCAGTGCGCGCCGGCACGTGCTGCACACGTTCGCCAACAGCGAGAGCGCTGCCATGAAACGGCGGGTGCAGGCGTACATGGTGTCGGCACCCTGCCCGGTGTGTCACGGCAAGCGCCTGCGCCCCGAAGCCCTGGCGGTGCGCTTTGCCGGGCTCGACATCACCGAGTTGTCGCGGCTGCCGCTTGAGGCCCTTTCGGCGCTGCTGCGCCCCTTTGCCCAGGGCAGCGGGCGCGGCCACGCCCAGTCGCAGGCCGCGCGCCCGGAGCAGGCCGCCGCGCAGGCGCGTATGGCTGCCGAGCTGTGCGCCCGCCTGGAGGTGCTGCTGGACCTGGGGCTGGGCTACCTGGGGCTGGACCGCTCTACCCCCACCCTGTCGCCCGGCGAACTGCAGCGCTTGCGGCTGGCCACGCAGTTGTACTCGCACCTGTTCGGCGTGGTGTACGTCCTGGATGAACCCTCCGCCGGCCTGCACCCCGCCGACACCGAGGCGCTGCTGGGCGCCTTAGACAGCCTGAAGGCCGCCGGCAACTCACTGTTCGTGGTGGAGCATGATCTGGATGTGGTGCGCCGCGCCGACTGGCTGGTGGACGTGGGCCCCGGCGCCGGAGAACAGGGCGGCGAGATTCTGTACAGTGGGCCGCCCAGCGGCCTGCAGGCGGTGGCGGCCTCTCAGACCGCGCGCTACCTCTTTGCTGGGCCACCGCCCGCTGCCCCAGAAGTCCGCACCCCGTCGGGCTGGCTCACGCTGAGTGGCGTGACGCGCCACAACCTGCGTGACCTGCAGGTGCGCTTTCCCCTGGGCGTGCTGACCAGCGTCACTGGCGTATCCGGCTCCGGGAAATCCACGCTGGTGAGTCAGGTGCTGGTGGATACCCTGGCCGCCCATCTGGGCCAGAGCGCACCCGCCGAAGACGATGAAGACCCGCAGACCCCAGCCGGCGTGACCGCGCAGCTGGGCGGCGACGTGGGCACCCTGTCGCGGCTGGTGCGGGTGGACCAGCGGCCGATTGGGCGCACCCCGCGCAGCAACCTCGCCACGTACACCGGCCTGTTTGACGACGTGCGCAAGCTGTTCGCCCAGACGCCCCTGGCCCGGCAGCGCCGCTACAGCGCCGGGCGCTTCTCGTTCAACGTGAAGGGGGGCCGCTGCGAACACTGCCAGGGCGAAGGCTGGGTGATGGTTGAGCTGCTGTTCCTGCCCAGCGTGTATGCCCCCTGCCCGGTGTGCCACGGCGCCCGCTACAACGCCCAGACCCTGGAGGTGGAATACCGGGGCAACACCATTGCCCAGGTGCTGAACCTGACCGTGGACGCGGCCTGGACCTTTTTTCAAGAGGACGCGGCCGTGTTCCGCGCGCTGGACACCCTGCGGGAAGTGGGACTGGGGTACCTGCGCCTGGGGCAGCCCGCCACCGAACTGTCCGGCGGAGAGGCGCAGCGCATCAAGCTGGCCACTGAACTGCAGCGCGCCGGGCGCGGCCACACGGTATACGTGCTGGACGAACCCACCACCGGCCTGCACCCCGCCGATGTGGAGCGGCTGCGCCGCCAGCTGTTCCGGCTGGTCGAGGCCGGTCACACGGTCATTGCCGTGGAGCACGACATGCAACTCGTGAGCGCCAGCGACTGGGTGATTGACATTGGGCCGGGCGCTGGGGACAAAGGGGGGCAGATCGTGGCCCAGGGCACCCCGCAGGAGGTGGCGCAGGTTGTTGAGAGCCGCACGGCGCCCTACCTCGCCCGCGCGTTGCAGCCTCACACCTGA
- a CDS encoding M42 family metallopeptidase: MSDHPLSLAPDRERSEPPVIAHLRQLVRLTGPSGSEGDVVRAVYRAASALADEVRVDAFGNVIAVRRAAAEGARRLLLAAHMDEVGFRVRQITPGGFLRLDKVGGTDDRILPAQRVWVRTQQSRLLGVIGTKSAHLLTDADRQRVVPHPELYVDIGARSADEAVGMGVQLGDPVGFVGILTELGVNTGRYTAHAVDDRAGCAVLLALLEHYQDTPPPVTVIFAFTVQEEVGLRGAQAVAQAHVADVALALDMTAADDTPEFGACHLGLGSGPAVKVMDFSALAHPAVRRGLIAAADASGVPIQHELLRGIGTDAGALQYSGHGIPAGTVSVANRYTHSPVEVVDERDLVGALHLLDTFIQRLPGLDLRFVALDEG; this comes from the coding sequence ATGTCAGACCACCCCCTGTCTCTGGCCCCGGACCGGGAGCGCAGTGAGCCCCCCGTGATTGCCCACCTGCGCCAACTGGTTCGCCTGACCGGCCCCAGCGGCAGCGAAGGGGACGTGGTGCGGGCGGTGTACCGCGCGGCTTCTGCCCTGGCCGACGAGGTGCGCGTGGACGCCTTTGGCAACGTGATTGCTGTGCGCCGCGCCGCCGCCGAAGGCGCCCGGCGCCTGCTGCTGGCCGCCCACATGGACGAGGTGGGTTTCCGGGTGCGGCAGATTACCCCGGGCGGCTTTTTGCGGCTGGACAAGGTGGGCGGCACCGATGACCGCATTCTGCCGGCCCAGCGCGTGTGGGTGCGCACCCAGCAGTCACGGCTGCTGGGCGTGATTGGCACCAAGAGCGCCCACCTGCTCACCGACGCGGACCGCCAGCGCGTGGTGCCGCACCCCGAACTGTACGTGGACATCGGCGCGCGCAGTGCAGACGAAGCGGTGGGCATGGGCGTGCAACTGGGCGACCCGGTGGGCTTTGTGGGCATCCTGACCGAACTGGGGGTGAACACCGGGCGCTACACCGCGCACGCGGTGGATGACCGCGCCGGGTGCGCCGTGCTGCTGGCGCTGCTCGAGCACTATCAGGACACGCCGCCCCCCGTGACCGTGATTTTTGCGTTCACTGTGCAGGAAGAGGTAGGCCTGCGCGGGGCCCAGGCGGTGGCCCAGGCCCACGTTGCTGACGTGGCCCTGGCCCTGGACATGACGGCTGCCGACGACACCCCGGAGTTTGGGGCCTGTCATCTGGGTCTGGGCAGCGGCCCAGCGGTCAAGGTGATGGATTTCTCTGCGCTGGCCCACCCGGCCGTCCGGCGGGGGCTGATCGCCGCCGCCGATGCCAGCGGCGTGCCCATCCAGCACGAACTGCTGCGCGGCATTGGTACCGACGCAGGCGCGCTGCAGTACAGCGGCCACGGCATTCCTGCCGGCACCGTGTCGGTGGCCAACCGCTACACCCACAGCCCCGTGGAGGTGGTGGACGAACGCGATCTGGTCGGCGCCCTGCATCTGCTGGATACCTTCATCCAGCGCCTGCCCGGCCTGGACCTACGCTTTGTGGCGCTGGACGAGGGCTGA
- a CDS encoding DUF945 family protein, which yields MKKRALTIAALSAALLLGGATVAVVAAQQTQKDVQAQLGRTQKALTESGLARMVSEPYQGTAFGGTQVTTITLMPETADPMVIKLNSRVYNGPFPQGKRFGAATVITDVQFEPGVQAELDRAFGGQKISLRTDIQFGGNSVTTFNVPAGTITAEGTTMRWQAASGTVRATEREVLSAGQWPGLLIEDKDMRLTMGATSWQLNASQQPDTLGDGKAQFTLASLEAGAPGGQALKLDRLTVTSTTRSQGPLMSSAVGYGAERLEVAGKTLNKLQLNVTLNNLDRKAMEQLSALTRTEKMPEDAAVNALITALLKAGPTLVLDRLSVGQGKDEVKFTGQVGFKGAPTTDWAAVLDSPELLMGLLDVRLHGEGEAQALNTLAATLAPDPSMAQGLIQAGEENGLLVRRGSRLVTDLNMDQAGLKVNGQPLQ from the coding sequence ATGAAGAAACGCGCACTTACCATCGCCGCGCTGAGCGCGGCCCTGCTGCTGGGCGGCGCCACGGTGGCCGTCGTGGCGGCCCAGCAGACCCAGAAAGACGTGCAGGCCCAATTGGGCCGCACCCAGAAAGCCCTGACCGAAAGCGGGCTGGCGCGCATGGTCAGTGAGCCCTACCAGGGGACGGCCTTTGGCGGCACCCAGGTCACGACCATTACCCTGATGCCTGAAACCGCCGATCCTATGGTGATCAAGCTGAACAGCCGCGTGTACAACGGTCCGTTTCCGCAAGGCAAACGCTTTGGGGCGGCCACCGTGATCACCGACGTGCAGTTCGAGCCTGGAGTGCAGGCCGAGCTGGACCGGGCATTTGGCGGCCAGAAGATCTCGCTGCGCACCGACATTCAGTTCGGCGGCAACAGCGTGACGACGTTCAATGTGCCGGCCGGCACCATCACGGCGGAGGGGACCACCATGCGCTGGCAGGCCGCCAGCGGCACGGTGCGCGCCACCGAACGCGAGGTGCTCTCGGCCGGGCAGTGGCCGGGGCTGCTGATTGAAGACAAGGACATGCGGCTGACCATGGGCGCGACCAGCTGGCAGCTGAATGCCAGCCAGCAGCCGGACACGCTGGGCGACGGCAAGGCGCAGTTCACCCTGGCCAGCCTAGAGGCCGGTGCCCCAGGCGGGCAGGCCCTGAAACTGGACCGCCTGACCGTGACCTCCACGACCCGCAGCCAGGGGCCGCTGATGAGTTCGGCGGTGGGCTACGGCGCCGAGCGTCTGGAAGTGGCGGGCAAGACGCTGAACAAGCTGCAGCTGAACGTGACCCTGAACAATCTGGACCGCAAGGCCATGGAGCAGCTCAGCGCCCTGACCCGGACCGAGAAGATGCCTGAGGACGCGGCGGTCAATGCCCTGATCACCGCGCTGCTGAAGGCCGGGCCCACTCTGGTGCTGGACCGTCTGTCGGTGGGGCAGGGCAAGGACGAGGTGAAATTCACTGGGCAGGTGGGGTTCAAGGGCGCACCCACCACCGACTGGGCGGCCGTGCTGGACAGTCCCGAACTGCTGATGGGCCTGCTGGATGTGCGCCTGCACGGTGAGGGCGAGGCGCAGGCTCTGAACACCCTGGCGGCCACCCTGGCGCCCGATCCCAGCATGGCCCAGGGGCTTATACAGGCCGGCGAGGAGAACGGCCTGCTGGTGCGCCGGGGCTCTCGTCTGGTCACCGACCTGAACATGGATCAGGCGGGCCTGAAGGTGAACGGTCAGCCGCTGCAGTAA
- a CDS encoding glycerate kinase type-2 family protein: MTPDEARALLLACFQEALAATAPGRLLAPHLQGTAPSFILAVGKAAAPMLAAALEVYPDVPALAVLPDGAPVPTWPAHVAVRRAGHPYPDARSVAAAEEALRALTALGPQDEALVLLSGGGSALLCAPRGVTLAQKAALSAELMRAGADIHALNTVRRHLSRVKGGQLAAATRARVRTWLLSDVVGDDPATIASGPTVPDPSTFADALAVLDRFGVAAPEARAVLEAGARGEHEDTPTALPHTHAQVIGGNRDLLRAAQAALQARGFPAVILGDTFTGEARELAAFHGALVRSVQVCGTPWPAPVALLSGGEATVTVRGSGHGGRNTEFALALALAGLGVYALSAGSDGVDGTSGGAGALVTPDTLARAGALGLDPQRALRENDAGSFFAALGDLVVTGPTGQNLNDLRMVLVPGPALA; the protein is encoded by the coding sequence CCCAGCTTCATCCTGGCCGTGGGCAAGGCGGCGGCCCCCATGCTGGCGGCGGCGCTGGAGGTCTACCCCGACGTGCCGGCCCTGGCCGTGCTACCAGATGGCGCCCCCGTGCCTACGTGGCCCGCCCATGTGGCCGTGCGCCGCGCTGGGCACCCGTACCCCGACGCCCGCAGCGTGGCCGCCGCCGAGGAAGCCCTGCGTGCGCTGACCGCCCTGGGGCCACAGGACGAGGCGCTGGTGCTGCTGTCGGGCGGGGGCAGCGCCCTGCTGTGTGCGCCGCGCGGCGTGACCCTGGCCCAGAAGGCCGCCCTCAGCGCCGAGCTGATGCGTGCCGGAGCCGACATCCACGCCCTGAACACCGTGCGCCGCCACCTGTCGCGCGTGAAGGGCGGCCAGCTGGCGGCAGCCACCCGCGCCCGGGTGCGCACGTGGCTGCTCAGCGACGTGGTAGGCGACGACCCAGCCACCATCGCCAGCGGCCCCACGGTGCCCGACCCCAGCACCTTTGCCGACGCCCTGGCGGTGCTGGACCGTTTTGGGGTGGCGGCACCGGAGGCCCGGGCCGTTCTGGAAGCGGGCGCCCGGGGTGAACACGAGGACACACCCACAGCTCTGCCCCACACCCACGCCCAGGTGATCGGCGGAAACCGCGACCTGCTGCGGGCGGCGCAGGCGGCCCTGCAGGCCCGGGGCTTCCCGGCGGTGATCCTGGGCGACACCTTCACGGGCGAGGCGCGCGAGCTGGCTGCCTTTCATGGAGCCCTGGTCCGCAGCGTGCAGGTGTGCGGCACGCCCTGGCCTGCCCCGGTGGCCCTCCTCTCGGGCGGCGAGGCCACCGTGACGGTGCGGGGCAGCGGTCACGGCGGGCGGAACACCGAATTCGCGCTGGCCCTGGCGCTGGCTGGCCTGGGGGTCTACGCCCTCTCGGCTGGCTCGGACGGGGTGGATGGCACCAGTGGCGGCGCGGGCGCCCTGGTCACACCGGACACGCTGGCTCGCGCCGGGGCCCTGGGTCTGGACCCCCAGCGGGCGCTGCGCGAGAACGACGCTGGCTCATTTTTTGCCGCGCTGGGCGATCTGGTGGTCACCGGCCCCACCGGGCAAAACCTGAATGATCTGCGGATGGTGCTGGTGCCCGGCCCGGCACTGGCGTAA